One Sagittula stellata E-37 genomic window, CACCACCATGGTCGAGCTGAAAGGATACGAGGAAGCCAAGGGCTTCGCCCGTCCGCTTGGCGCCAAGCACGGCGCAGCCAAGAACCGCCCGACCTGGAAGGAAGAGCGGGAGCACGAGGCAAAGACGCTCGGCTACACCGAACAGCCCTACTGCCTGATCATCGGCGGCGGACAGGGCGGCATCGCGCTTGGCGCACGGCTGCGGCAACTCGGCGTGCCCACCATCATCGTCGAACGCAACGACCGCCCCGGCGATTCATGGCGCAAGCGGTACAAGTCGCTCTGCCTGCACGACCCGGTCTGGTACGACCACCTGCCCTACATCAAGTTCCCCGAGAACTGGCCCGTCTTCGCGCCGAAGGACAAGATCGGCGACTGGCTGGAGATGTACACCAAGGTCATGGAGCTGAACTACTGGACCAGGACCACCGCCAAATCCGCCACATTCGACGAGGCAAAGGGCGAATGGACCGTGGTCGTCGACCGCGACGGCGAAGAGGTCGTTCTGCGGCCCAAGCAGCTTGTCATGGCCACCGGCATGTCCGGCAAGAAGCGGATGCCCGACTTCTCCGGCATGGACAGCTTCAAGGGCGTGCAGCAGCATTCGTCCGAACACGCGGGGCCCGACCAGTGGACCGGCAAGAAGGTGGTGGTCGTGGGCTCGAACAACTCGGCGCACGACATCTGCGCCGCCCTCTGGGAACACGATGCGGACGTGACCATGGTGCAGCGGTCCTCCACCCATATCGTGCGCTCCGACACGCTGATGGATATTGGCATGGGCGCGCTTTATTCGGAGCAAGCGGTCGCCAACGGCGTCACCACCGAGAAGGCCGACCTGATCTTCGCCTCCCTGCCCTACCGCATCCTGCACGAGTTCCAGATCCCCGCCTACGAGCAGATGAAGGAACGCGACAAGGACTTCTACGAGGGGCTGGAAAAGGCGGGCTTCTGGCTCGACTGGGGCGATGACGGCTCCGGCCTGTTCATGAAGTACCTGCGGCGCGGCTCCGGCTATTACATCGACGTGGGCGCCAGCCAGCTCATCATCGACGGCGAGGTCAAGCTGAAGCGCGGGCAGGTGGTCAGCGTGGACGAAACCGGCGTGAACCTCGACGACGGCACGCACCTCGATGCCGACCTGATCGTCTATGCCACCGGCTACAACTCGATGAACGGCTGGGTGGCCGACCTGATGGGACAGGAGACCGCCGACAAGCTGGGCAAGTGCTGGGGCCTCGGCTCCGACACCACCAAGGACCCCGGCCCGTGGGAGGGCGAGCAGCGCAACATGTGGAAACCGACGCAGGTCGAAAACCTGTGGATGCATGGCGGCAACCTGCACCAGTCGCGGCACTATTCGCAGTACCTCGCGCTGCAACTGAAAGCGCGGATGGAGGGTTTGCCCACTCCGGTCTACGGCAAGCAGGAGGTGCATCACCTGTCCTGATGCCCGTACCGCGCGGGCGCTGACGCCTGTGCCGACGGGGTTTCGCTGCCTGCGGCAGCGACCCGCCGGGGGCAAGCCCCCGGCACCCCGTCACATGAGAACCGGCACGGCGGCCTCCGACACCCCGGAGCGCCGCCTGCCCCCTGTCCGGCGGTGCCTTCCCCGGCCCTTGCCCGCCAACGAAGGACGCGCGCCCCACGCGTGACCGGAAATTCCGCCCCAGCCTCCGGCCCCCTGCCCCGGACCGCCACGGAAACGCCGTTGGCCTGCGCGCATCTTGCGCCGGGACGTCCTCCGGACGCCCCCTGCCCTGCAACGGCATGACAGACCTGCGGAAATCGCCGCCTCCGGTCCGATGGGGGTTGAGCGGCGCGCTCACGGGCTTATAACCGCATCGCGCAATCGCAAGGACCAAGCCACATGCCCTATTACAGATCCCGCCGCACCACCCACGGCCGCAACATGGCCGGCGCCCGCGGTCTCTGGCGCGCGACCGGCATGAAAGACAGCGACTTCGGCAAGCCGATCATCGCCGTCGTCAACTCCTTCACCCAGTTCGTGCCCGGCCACGTGCACCTGAAGGACCTCGGCCAGATGGTCGCGCGCGAGATCGAATCCGCCGGCGGCGTCGCCAAGGAATTCAACACCATCGCCGTGGACGACGGCATCGCCATGGGCCACGACGGGATGCTCTATTCCCTGCCCTCGCGCGAAATCATCGCCGACTCGGTGGAATACATGGTCAACGCCCACTGCGCCGACGCCATGGTCTGCATCTCGAACTGCGACAAGATCACCCCCGGGATGCTGATGGCCGCGATGCGCCTCAACATCCCCGTGATCTTCGTCTCCGGCGGCCCGATGGAGGCCGGCAAGGTCACGATCAACGACCTCGAAAAGGCCGTGGACCTCGTGGATGCCATGGTCGCCGGCGCCGACGACCAGTATTCCGACGCCGAGGTCGACGCCTTCGAACAGAACGCCTGCCCGACCTGCGGGTCCTGCTCCGGCATGTTCACGGCGAACTCGATGAACTGCCTCGCCGAGGCGCTTGGCCTCGCGCTGCCGGGCAACGGGTCGATGCTGGCCACCCACGCCGACCGCAAGGCGCTGTTCCTCGAAGCCGGGCGCAAGATCGTCGACATCACCAAGCGCCACTACGAAGGCGAGGAGAAGGGCCTCCTCCCGCGTGAGATCGCGACTTTCGAGGCCTTCGAGAACGCCATGTCGCTCGACATCGCCATGGGCGGATCGACCAACACCGTGCTGCACCTGCTGGCCATCGCGCACGAGGGCGAGGTTGACTTCACCATGTCCGACATGGACCGCCTCAGCCGCAAGGTGCCCTGCCTGTCGAAGGTGGCCCCGGCCAAGGGCGACGTCCACATGGAGGACGTGCACCGCGCGGGCGGCATCATGGCCATCCTGGGCGAACTGAACCGCGGCGGCCTGATCCACGGCGACGTGACGACCGTGCACTCCGGCACCATGGCCGAGGCCATCGCCAAGTGGGACATTATGACGGCCAACGACGCCGACGTGGACAAGTTCTTCCGCGCGGCCCCCGGCGGCGTCCGCACCACGCAGGCCTTCTCGACCGATAACCGCTACAAGGAACTGGACCGCGACCGCACAAACGGCGTGATCCGCAACATGGAAAACGCCTTTTCGAAGGACGGCGGGCTGGCGGTTCTGTTCGGCAACATCGCCCTCGACGGCTGCATCGTGAAGACGGCGGGCGTCGACGACTCGATCCTGAAGTTCTCCGGCCCGGCCAAGGTCTTCGAAAGCCAGGACGACGCGGTGAAGGGCATCCTCACCGGCAAGGTGACCGAGGGCGAGGTCGTCGTGATCCGCTACGAAGGACCGCGCGGCGGGCCGGGCATGCAGGAAATGCTCTACCCGACCTCCTATCTCAAATCGAAGGGCCTTGGCGCCAAGTGCGCGCTGCTGACCGACGGGCGCTTCTCGGGCGGGACCTCCGGCCTTTCCATCGGCCACGTCAGCCCCGAGGCGGAAGAAGGCGGCACCATCGGGCTGGTGGAGACCGGCGATCTGATCGAGATCGACATCCCCAACCGCACGATCAACCTGGCCGTGGACGACGCCACGCTGGAGGCGCGCCGCACCGCCAAGGGCCCCCTGCCCTGGGGTCCGGCGGAACCGCGCCCGCGTGCGGTGACGAAGGCGCTGAAAGCCTACGCGATGCTCGCCTCCTCGGCTGCGAAGGGCGCGGTGCGGATCATTCCGTAACGCCGCCTTCCCGATCAGAACGGAAAACGCCCGGGCCAGACCAGCCCGGGCGTTTTGCTTTTCCGTGATCGCCCCCCCGGACCCTATGCTTCGATGGAGACCTTGCCGATGGGGTTCGAGCAACAGGCGAGGACATAGCCCTCTTCGATCTCTTCATCGGTGATGCCGCCGTTGTGGACCATGTGCACCTGGCCTTGGGTCTTCTTGACCTTGCAGGTTCCGCAGACCCCAAAGGTGCAGCCCGACGGGATCGACAGCCCGGCACCGCGCGCCGCGCCCAGAAGAGTCTCCGTCTCGGCGCATTCGACGGTCCTGCCGGACAGCAGGAACTCGATCTCCGCCTTGGCCTCGTCGTCCAGCGTGACGCCTTCGTCGTACTCGCCGGTCTCGCCCACGGGGGCGGAAAAGCTTTCCTGATGGTAACGGTCCATGTCGAAGCCGAGACCCTGCAGCGCCTCGCGCACCGCCGTCATGAACGGCTCCGGCCCGCAGCAGAACACTTCGCGGTCAAGGTAATCCGGCGCGGCAAGGCCCAGCAGAAGCTGGTTGAACGGCCCGCGGAAACCGGTCCAGGGCCGGTACGGGTCTGCGCGGTCCACCACCCAGGCCAGTTCGATCCCCGGCAGGCGCGAGGCCATCATTTCCATCCGCTGGCGGAAGATGATCTCGGACGGCAGGCGCGCGCAGTTGATGAAGACGATATCCGGTTCGCGGCCGGCATCGTACATGTAGGTCGTCATCGAGATCATCGGCGTGATGCCGGAACCCGCCGAGATGAACAGGTACTTCTCTGCCGGGTGGTTCATGAACGAGAACTGACCGCCCGGCCCGATGGCCTTCAGACGCACGCCGGGACGCAGGTGATCCAGCATCCAGCGCGTGCCCAGCGACCCGTCCTGCGCCTTGACGGTGATCGTCAGAGAGGTCGGGCGCGAAGGCGACGACGAAATCGTGTAGGTCCGGTGCAGCGGTCCGCCCGGCACCGGCAGCTCCAGCGTGACGAACTGGCCCGGCTTGTAGCGGAACAGGGCACCCGACGGCGCCTGAAAGGTGAAGGTGACCGTGTTGGGCGCCTCGGGCAGGAAGGACACGCACTCCAGCGGCTCGTCGTCCGTCCAGAAGGCCAGGGTCGGGGTCATCGCAGTCATTGCGCCTTACTCCGCCGCGACGGCCCGGGGGCCCGCCATGTTGCGCAGCATGGTCTTCACGTACCAGTCGACGAACTGCTCCACGCCGTCCTCCATGATCGGCGAATAGGGGCCGGGCACGTAGGCGGGCGAGTTGATGCCCAACTGGTTGTCCTCGACGATGCGGCGGTCTTCGTCGTTGGTCGCGGTCCAGACCTCGGTCAGGCGCTTCATGTCGTAGTCCACGCCCTCGACCGCGTCCTTGTCGACCAGCCACCATGTCGTGACCTGGGTCTCCTGCGGACCGATGGGCAGCACGCGGAAGGTCAGCGAGATGTCGGGCAGGAAGTGGTTCCAGGTCGACGGATAGTGGAATTTCAGCAGCGTACCGGCATCCCGCACCGTGACGCGGCCCAGCGGGCGGCTGCAGGCGGGTTTCAGGTCCATGGTGTAGGACAGCGCCTTTTCCTCAAGCGGCATCCGCGCCAGCCGATACTGGCCGGCATAGCCCGACATGGCGAACTTCGACGGCGCGCCGGCGGCTTCACATTTGTCGAAATGGGCCTGCAGGCGCGGCGGCGTGCTGCCGTCCGCAGAAACCCCCGCGACCGCCGGGTCCAGCGGGAAGGACCGCGACAGGGCCGGGTGGGTGCCCGCGCAGTGATAGCATTCGCGGTTGTTTTCCCAGACCAGCTTCCAGTTGCCCTTCTCGATGATCGACGACTGGTGCGCCACCTTCGAACGGTGCAGATCGTGCACTTCGAGATAGGGCCGCGCCAGGTTGGCGAAGGCGTCGAAGTCGGGCGCCTCGTCGGCGAGGCAGATGTAGATCAACCCGGCCAGCTCGCGCAGGTGCACAGGCTTCAGGTTGTATTTCGACGGATCGAAGTCCGGCCCCATGTCGCGCGCCCAGATCAGGCGGCCGTCCAGGTCGTAGGTCCACTGGTGGTAGGGGCATGTCAGCTTGGCCACCGTGCCCTCGGCCTTCTGGCAGATCACCGAACCACGGTGACGGCAGGAATTGTGGAAGGCCCGGATCACGCTGTCGGCGCCACGCACCAGCACGACGTTGTAGGCGCCGATCTGCAACCGGGCATAGGCGCCGGTCTTGGTCAGCTGGCTTGCGGGCAATGCGAACAGCCATTCGCGATACCAGATCGTTTCCAGGTCGCGCTGGAAGATCTCCGGATCGGTATAGAAGGGCCGTTCCAGCGATTGGCCGGAAACGCGGCTTGCCAGCAGGTCGGTGAGGGAATCGGTCATGTGCAGCCTCCGAAGGCGCGGGATGGGTTAGTTCCTTTGAGCCTGTGCTCTGCAATTACCTGCCTTTCAATAACAATAATTCTCAACTAAGGTTATCTGAATTCACCTGTCCCCTTTCCGACATCCACGCCCCCGAAAGCGACCGATGACGCGTCACTACGACCTTCCCTCGCTCACCTCGCTGGTCTGTTTCGAGGCAGCCGCCCGGAATCTCAGCTTCAAGAAAACCGCGGCCGAGCTAAACGTCACCCCCGCCGCCGTCTCGCACCAGATCAAGGCGCTGGAATCCGAGCTTGGCACAGCGCTCTTCCGCCGACAGCACAGGGGCGTCGACCTGACTGAAAGCGGCGCCTACCTGTTCGTCGCGCTCCAGCGCGGGTTCGAGGGGATCTCCGACGCCATCGCCGCCGTCCGCCCCGCCGAATCCACCGAGGATGTGACCATCCAGGCGACCACCGCCGTCAGCGCCTTCTGGTTGACCCCGCAGATCACCGCCTTCTGGCAGGACGAGCCCGACATCGTGGTCAGCCAGATCGTCAGCGACGGCGCCTCCGCCGCGCGGACCGACCTCTCGATCCACTACGCCGCCCTGCCTGACGACGGCTCGGGCGAGATCCTGTTTCACGACGACATCGTGGCGGTCGGTTCCCCCCGTTTCGCCGCGACCCACGGCGCCGCCACGGTGGACGCGCTGCGCGGTGTGCCGCTGATCCACGTCGTGAGCGAGGAGAACGACTGGACCACCTGGGCCGAATGGTTCGCCCACTTCGGCCATGGCGCGCCCACGGGTCGCCGCATCGCGGTCAACAACCACATGATCGCGCTCCAGATGGCACGCGACGGCGCGGGCGCGGTGCTGGGCTGGACCGGCCTCATCGGCCCGCTGCTCGACAGTTGGGACCTGACGCTGCTCGTGTCCGAACGCATGCCCTCTCCCCACGTCTTCCACCTGCGCACCCATCCGCGCGCCTCGGCGCAGGCCCGGATCTTCCGCGACTGGCTGGTCGCGGCGCAGCGCGCGCCTTGATTTGGCCACCGAAACCGCCTATCTGTCCAGTTAGCTGGACAGGAGACCCGCCATGCTTTCGCTTCAGGACGCCAAGAACCGCTTCAGCGCGGTGGTGGAGGCCGCGCTTGCCGGTCATCCGCAGGCCGTGTCGCGCCGGGGCAAACCCGCCGTGGTCGTCGTCTCCGCCGAGGAATACGCACGGCTGGTGCACGCGGCCCAGGCCAGCCGTGGCCGCTTTGCCGATCACCTGATGGCCATGCCCGACCCCGGCGACACCCCCCTGCCCCGCGCAAACGCCGCACCGCGCGACGTCGAGCTGTGATCCACATCCTCGACACAAACATCATTTCCGCCGCCCGCCGCGCCGACCGCGCGCCGGACCTCTCGCGCTGGCTGACCGCACAGGACGAGGCCACGCTTTTCCTCAGCGTCGTCACCATAGGCGAGATCGAGCGCGGCATCGCCCTTCAGGAACCGAAGAACCCGCCCTTCGCCCGCGACCTGCGGCACTGGATGGACGGCATCCTGCGGCTGTTCTCCGACCGGCTTATCGACTTCACCGCCGAGGACGCCCGGCGCTGGGGCCGGCTGTCGGCGCAGCTTGGCCATCCCGGCGCGGACCTGATGATTGCCGCTCAGGCACTGAACCGCGACGCCACCGTCGTGACCCGCAACACGTCCGACTTCGCCCCGACCGGCGCGCGGCTTCTGGACCCGCTAGACGTCTAGCCCCGGATCCAGACCCAAACCCGCCCGAAACCGCGCCATTTCCCGGTCCGACGGCGCCTGCCCGCAGTAGGTCTTCACGTAGGCCGGGACGCGGGTCAGCCGCTCTTCCAGCGTCTCGCGCACCTGCATCGAGATATAGCCGATCTGCACGAGGTAGACGGTCCGCGCCCTCACGTCGGCCTCCGCCGCGTCGAAACCGAAGCGCAGGAACATGGCGCGGATCGCCTCAAGACGTGTCGCGTCGGCCTCGGCCACCCGGGCCTTCACCGGATCGGACTGATGCGCCCAGCCCCGGACCGCCATGTCGAACCGCGGCTGGAACCGGGTTTCGTCAAGAAACACGCTCAGCAGATTCAGCACCGCTTCCGAAATCGTCTCTGCATAGGCTGAACTGGCCCCGGTCAAAGCATGTGTGTTGGTTTCTTCCCAAAGCGCCAGCAGCGCTTCAAGCAGCGCGGCACGGTCCTTGAAGAACCAGTAGAAGCTGGTCCGCGACAGTCCCAGAGCAGCGCCCAGGGGCTGCACCTTCACCGCGTCGACGCCACCGTCGAGGAACGCGGCCTTGGCCGCCTCCAGCCAGACCTCGCGCGATCCGCGCCATCCCTTCTGATCCGCTCCGTCGTCCATGGCGCGAAATTAGTCCCCTGCCCCACCTGCTGCAACCGGAAACGGACACCGGCGACGATAAACTTGACACAAGTGCACATTCCGTGGAATCGCTGCGTAAGAAAGGGAGTCCGTCGATGTCCAACGATCCGCTTTTCCAGCCCTACCAGCTCAAGCACCTGACCCTGAAAAACCGCCTGATGATCACCAGCCATGAACCGGCCTACCCCGAGGACGGCATGCCCAAGGATCGCTACCGGGCCTATCACGTTGAACGCGCGCGGGCCGGTGTCGCCCTGACCATGACCGCCGGGTCCGCCTCGGTGGCCCGCGACAGCCCGCCGGTGTTCAACAATATCCTGGCCTGGAAGGACGAGGTCGTCGGCTGGATGAAGACGTTGACCGACGAATGCCACGACCACGGCTGTGCCGTCATGATCCAGCTCACCCACCTTGGCCGCCGCACCCGCTGGGACAAGGCCGACTGGCTGCCGGTCGTCTCCCCGGGGCATGAACGTGAACCCTCTCACAAGGCCTTCCCCAAGAAGACCGAGGACTGGGACATCGCCCGCATCATCAAGGACTACACCGATGCCGCCGAACGGATGCAGGCGGCGGGCCTCGACGGGATCGAGCTGCAGGCATACGGGCACCTCATGGACCAGTTCTGGTCGCCGCTGACCAACGATCTGGATGGCCCCTATGGCGGCAGCCTCGACAACCGGCTGCGCTTCACCTTCGATATCCTGTCTGAAATCCGCAAACGTTGCGGCTCCGATTTCATCGTCGGCCTGCGATACACCGCGGATGAGGACATGCCCGGCGGCCTGACCAAGGAGGACGGGATCGAGATCTCGCGGCGCCTGAAGGACAGCGGCATGGTCGACTTCCTGAACGTGATCAAGGGCCATATCGAGACCGATGCCGCGCTGACGGACGTGATCCCGGTGCAGGGCATGCGCAGCGCCCCGCACCTCGATTTCGCCGGAGAGGTTCGCCGCGAAACCGGCATGCCGGTGTTCCACGCCGCCAAGATCCAGGACGTCGCCACCGCCCGCCACGCCATCGCCAGCGGCAAGCTGGATCTGGTCGGCATGACTCGCGCCCACATGGCCGACCCGCATATCGTGGCCAAGATCCAGCGCGGCGAAGAGGACCGCATCCGCCCCTGCGTCGGCGCCAACTACTGTCTCGACCGGATCTATCAGGGCGGCATGGCCCTGTGCCTGCACAACCCCGCGACGGGCCGCGAGCTGGAGCAGCCGCAGGAGGTCACCCCTGCCGACACCCGCCGCCGCGTGGTGGTGATCGGCGCCGGTCCGGCCGGATTGGAGGCCGCCCGCGTCGCCGCCGCCCGGGGGCATGAGGTCATCGTGCACGAGGCCGCCAACGATCCGGGCGGGCAGGTCCGCCTGACAGCCCAGACCCCGCGCCGGGCCGAGATGATCCAGCTCATCCAGTGGCGCTTTTCCGAATGCGAGCGCATGGGCGTGACCTTCCACTTCAACAGCTTCGCCGACGCGGAAACGGTGCAGGCGGACAGCCCCGATGTGGTGATCGTCGCCACCGGCGGCCTGCCCCACACGGAGGTCCTGGCGGAGGGCAACGCGCTTGTGGTTTCGGCCTGGGACATCCTGTCGGGCGATGCCGCCTCCGGCGAGAACGTCCTGATCTACGACGACGCCGGGGACTATGCCGCCCTTCAGGCCGCCGAGAAGATCGCCGCCACCGGCGCCCGGGTCGAGATCATGACCCGCGACCGCAACATCTCTCCGGAGGTCATGGCCATGTCCCTGACCCCGTCCATGCGCGAACTTCAGAAGCGCGACGTGACCTTCACCGTGACCTGGAAGCTGGACGCGGTGCGGCGGGACGGCAACCGGCTGATCGCGCAGATCGGCAGCGATTACGGCGGCGTCATGCGCGAGCGGGAGGTGGATCAGATCGTGGTCAACCACGGCACCCGCCCGCTGGACGATCTGTATTTCGAACTGCGGGACGGGTCCGCGAACTTGGGCGAGGTCGACTACGAGGCGCTTGTCGCGGGCACCCCGCAGACCGTGGTCCGCAACCCCGAAGGTGCCTACCAGCTGTTCCGGATCGGGGATGCGGTGGCGTCGCGGAACACCCACGCGGCGATTTATGACGCGCTGCGGCTGGTGAAGGTCGTCTGAGAAAAACGGGGGAGGTTTCGCGGCGAAACCTCCCCTTTCAGCGGTCAACCCGCGTCGTCGAGATCGTCGAAGGCGCCCGGCGAGAGTTCCTCCCAGAAGGCCAGGATCGCTTCGGCGTTCAGCGCCGACATCCAGCCGTGCCTCTCGAAATCGTCCCGCAGCGCGCCGTCCAGACGGGCGGTGAACAGCCGCCGGTCGGCGTCCCTCTGGGTGGGTTTGCGGGCGGCGGCAAGCTCCTGGATGCGGGCAAGGCGGCGGCCGCGCGAGGTGGCAGGTTTCGCGGCGAAACCTCCTCCACCCGAACCTTGGGGTTTCGCGGCGAAACCTCCCCCCGTTTCGTAGTCGTTCTTCAGGGCGGCGGTCAGGTAGCCCACGGGGTTTTTCACGCCGCCCTGCCCGGCCACGTAATCGAGCTTTGCCTTAACCGCATCTTCACCATGTTCGGCCATCCACTGCCGCGCCAGCCGGTCGGAGACGCCAAGCGCGCGCAGGCGGGGATAGACCTCCGACTTCCGCAGGCCTTCGCCGTCGTCCAGATCGAGGATCGAAAGCTGCGGGTTCTCGGCGATACGGAAGCGGATGCCGGTCACCTGCCGCCCCATCTTCTTCACTTCCGGCGTCACGACAATGTTCGACGTCTTGTTCACCTCGGCGACCGCCGGCTTGATGATCTTGGCGTTGAGGTGCTTGTAGACGTCGTAATAGGGGCTGTCGGCCACGCCCATCAGGCGGCGAAACAGGTCCAGAGACCACCAGCCGGTCGAACCGGTCCGCACGAAACGATAGCAGTTTTCATAAAGCGCGAGCGCGTGGCCAGAGGTGAAGCGCCGCTGGATGTTGAGGTTGATGAGGGCAAATACCTTCGGGTCGTGCAGCTTTTCGGCGAGGGCAGGGGAGTAGGCATATTCGCACACCCCGCCCGACAGCTTGGCGTAGCTGAGCAGCGCCGAAACCCCCCATTCCTGCTGGCCCTTTTCGTCCAGCATGTCCCATTCGGCCACGGTTTCCGCCAGCCCCCGGAGCGAGGCCTTCAGCGTCTCCATGTCGTTCGAATTGTATCCGATCATCAGGCAAAGGGTGCGGGCGTCGATCTGGTGGCGGTTCTGCGAGGTCAGCGTGTCGTAGGCGTTCAGCAGCAGCACGTTGGACAATTTGCGCTGCAACAGGGTCAGTTTGCCCGAGATGTGGATCGCCGCGACGTGCTTTTTCACCGAGCCGCGCCGCAGCGGGCCGTTCAATTGGTCGCGGGGAATCTCGTCCATACTGTCCTCTGACCGCCGGGACCCGGCGTGCTGCCCTTGCCTTGTCCGGGATCGCGACGGTTTCGCGGCGAACCGCGAGTCGGCCCCGGTTGCCGGGTATTGTCCGGCAAAAGGTATCCGCTGACAAGTGGCGCGTTGGCACCTATGAAGCCATCCCGTAAACGGGTGCCGTTGCCGACAGGCGCCAGAGAAAGGTATCCGTCTACGGGAGAACAAGGTCCGGCCACACGCCGCTTTACGAATCATCTGTGGGCGTACAGGCTCTGATACAGCGGAAAACCGGCGAAACCGTCCAATTATCCACAGACGTACCGCGAATCGGAGCCCTTGATCCCGGAAACAGGCACCTAAGACACCGCAAACGGATGCCCCTGAACCCGAATGCGGGCACCTTTTATTAAGTATGCGGCTGATGTGAAAGGGAAATTCCGGGGGTAAAGATTCTAAAAATCCAAAAAGACTCTCAAACAACGTTCGTGTCATTTTTGAATTTCAGGTTTGATAGAGACGGTTTCGCCGCGAAGATGATTCACTCGGGGCCAAACATGTGCCATAGTTTCCATGATATCGCGGCAAACAGCGAACATGACGAGGCGACATGGCACAGAAACCGACGACGAAACCGGACCTGCCCCCCTATTTCAACATCGACCCGGAGCAGGCCGCAAGCAAGCTGTCGAAGCCCATCGACACCGCGCGTTTCGCCAAGGCGGCCGCTTTTGCCATGCGGGGGCGCGACGATCTGGCCAAGCGGGGTTATGCGCCGGACGGGGCGAAACGGCTGAGGAAGTTTTCGACCTGGGAGGTGTGCAAGTACCTGATCCCGGTCAACCCCGCTCACCTGCGCCGCGTGCTGCGCCAGAA contains:
- a CDS encoding aromatic ring-hydroxylating oxygenase subunit alpha produces the protein MTDSLTDLLASRVSGQSLERPFYTDPEIFQRDLETIWYREWLFALPASQLTKTGAYARLQIGAYNVVLVRGADSVIRAFHNSCRHRGSVICQKAEGTVAKLTCPYHQWTYDLDGRLIWARDMGPDFDPSKYNLKPVHLRELAGLIYICLADEAPDFDAFANLARPYLEVHDLHRSKVAHQSSIIEKGNWKLVWENNRECYHCAGTHPALSRSFPLDPAVAGVSADGSTPPRLQAHFDKCEAAGAPSKFAMSGYAGQYRLARMPLEEKALSYTMDLKPACSRPLGRVTVRDAGTLLKFHYPSTWNHFLPDISLTFRVLPIGPQETQVTTWWLVDKDAVEGVDYDMKRLTEVWTATNDEDRRIVEDNQLGINSPAYVPGPYSPIMEDGVEQFVDWYVKTMLRNMAGPRAVAAE
- a CDS encoding type II toxin-antitoxin system Phd/YefM family antitoxin; amino-acid sequence: MLSLQDAKNRFSAVVEAALAGHPQAVSRRGKPAVVVVSAEEYARLVHAAQASRGRFADHLMAMPDPGDTPLPRANAAPRDVEL
- a CDS encoding type II toxin-antitoxin system VapC family toxin, with the translated sequence MIHILDTNIISAARRADRAPDLSRWLTAQDEATLFLSVVTIGEIERGIALQEPKNPPFARDLRHWMDGILRLFSDRLIDFTAEDARRWGRLSAQLGHPGADLMIAAQALNRDATVVTRNTSDFAPTGARLLDPLDV
- a CDS encoding LysR family transcriptional regulator, whose amino-acid sequence is MTRHYDLPSLTSLVCFEAAARNLSFKKTAAELNVTPAAVSHQIKALESELGTALFRRQHRGVDLTESGAYLFVALQRGFEGISDAIAAVRPAESTEDVTIQATTAVSAFWLTPQITAFWQDEPDIVVSQIVSDGASAARTDLSIHYAALPDDGSGEILFHDDIVAVGSPRFAATHGAATVDALRGVPLIHVVSEENDWTTWAEWFAHFGHGAPTGRRIAVNNHMIALQMARDGAGAVLGWTGLIGPLLDSWDLTLLVSERMPSPHVFHLRTHPRASAQARIFRDWLVAAQRAP
- a CDS encoding TetR/AcrR family transcriptional regulator, whose amino-acid sequence is MDDGADQKGWRGSREVWLEAAKAAFLDGGVDAVKVQPLGAALGLSRTSFYWFFKDRAALLEALLALWEETNTHALTGASSAYAETISEAVLNLLSVFLDETRFQPRFDMAVRGWAHQSDPVKARVAEADATRLEAIRAMFLRFGFDAAEADVRARTVYLVQIGYISMQVRETLEERLTRVPAYVKTYCGQAPSDREMARFRAGLGLDPGLDV
- a CDS encoding hybrid-cluster NAD(P)-dependent oxidoreductase, encoding MTAMTPTLAFWTDDEPLECVSFLPEAPNTVTFTFQAPSGALFRYKPGQFVTLELPVPGGPLHRTYTISSSPSRPTSLTITVKAQDGSLGTRWMLDHLRPGVRLKAIGPGGQFSFMNHPAEKYLFISAGSGITPMISMTTYMYDAGREPDIVFINCARLPSEIIFRQRMEMMASRLPGIELAWVVDRADPYRPWTGFRGPFNQLLLGLAAPDYLDREVFCCGPEPFMTAVREALQGLGFDMDRYHQESFSAPVGETGEYDEGVTLDDEAKAEIEFLLSGRTVECAETETLLGAARGAGLSIPSGCTFGVCGTCKVKKTQGQVHMVHNGGITDEEIEEGYVLACCSNPIGKVSIEA
- a CDS encoding NAD(P)/FAD-dependent oxidoreductase is translated as MLDSTLANETQAFLDDFGDALAQGDIDRATGMFLDDCYWRDLVTFTWNLKTVEGKDQVADMLKHQLDTTKPRGWKLADGEIPTEEDGVVTAWISFETDLARGYGMVRLKEGKIWTLLTTMVELKGYEEAKGFARPLGAKHGAAKNRPTWKEEREHEAKTLGYTEQPYCLIIGGGQGGIALGARLRQLGVPTIIVERNDRPGDSWRKRYKSLCLHDPVWYDHLPYIKFPENWPVFAPKDKIGDWLEMYTKVMELNYWTRTTAKSATFDEAKGEWTVVVDRDGEEVVLRPKQLVMATGMSGKKRMPDFSGMDSFKGVQQHSSEHAGPDQWTGKKVVVVGSNNSAHDICAALWEHDADVTMVQRSSTHIVRSDTLMDIGMGALYSEQAVANGVTTEKADLIFASLPYRILHEFQIPAYEQMKERDKDFYEGLEKAGFWLDWGDDGSGLFMKYLRRGSGYYIDVGASQLIIDGEVKLKRGQVVSVDETGVNLDDGTHLDADLIVYATGYNSMNGWVADLMGQETADKLGKCWGLGSDTTKDPGPWEGEQRNMWKPTQVENLWMHGGNLHQSRHYSQYLALQLKARMEGLPTPVYGKQEVHHLS
- the ilvD gene encoding dihydroxy-acid dehydratase, which encodes MPYYRSRRTTHGRNMAGARGLWRATGMKDSDFGKPIIAVVNSFTQFVPGHVHLKDLGQMVAREIESAGGVAKEFNTIAVDDGIAMGHDGMLYSLPSREIIADSVEYMVNAHCADAMVCISNCDKITPGMLMAAMRLNIPVIFVSGGPMEAGKVTINDLEKAVDLVDAMVAGADDQYSDAEVDAFEQNACPTCGSCSGMFTANSMNCLAEALGLALPGNGSMLATHADRKALFLEAGRKIVDITKRHYEGEEKGLLPREIATFEAFENAMSLDIAMGGSTNTVLHLLAIAHEGEVDFTMSDMDRLSRKVPCLSKVAPAKGDVHMEDVHRAGGIMAILGELNRGGLIHGDVTTVHSGTMAEAIAKWDIMTANDADVDKFFRAAPGGVRTTQAFSTDNRYKELDRDRTNGVIRNMENAFSKDGGLAVLFGNIALDGCIVKTAGVDDSILKFSGPAKVFESQDDAVKGILTGKVTEGEVVVIRYEGPRGGPGMQEMLYPTSYLKSKGLGAKCALLTDGRFSGGTSGLSIGHVSPEAEEGGTIGLVETGDLIEIDIPNRTINLAVDDATLEARRTAKGPLPWGPAEPRPRAVTKALKAYAMLASSAAKGAVRIIP